The Lepidochelys kempii isolate rLepKem1 chromosome 5, rLepKem1.hap2, whole genome shotgun sequence genome window below encodes:
- the LOC140911981 gene encoding LOW QUALITY PROTEIN: ameloblastin-like (The sequence of the model RefSeq protein was modified relative to this genomic sequence to represent the inferred CDS: inserted 2 bases in 2 codons), with product MAPGSIGMGAGFGXPQNPALQGDFTVEDDSPATALKPAVQGRFSLVPQGVSPLPGVNLAGPGTAVILPEGTPVGQESNNNLPSPGGEPAAQSRGSSGATPAAATPEVTQALSDSFMPFGGESTLPLDIQQGAAVDPTLPPDAQHMLVAGNEAXQFIQDAWHFQEP from the exons ATGGCTCCCGGTTCTATAGGCATGGGCGCTGGATTTG TGCCACAAAacccagccctgcagggagaTTTTACTGTTGAGGATGATTCACCAGCCACAGCACTCAAACCAGCAGTCCAAGGAAGGTTCAGCTTGGTTCCCCAAGGAGTCTCCCCACTTCCTGGAGTTAATCTGGCAGGTCCTGGAACTGCTGTCATCCTTCCAGAGGGGACCCCAGTGGGCCAAGAAAGCAACAACAATTTGCCAAGCCCGGGTGGTGAACCTGCAGCTCAGAGCAGAGGATCTTCAGGGGCTACTCCAGCAGCTGCCACCCCTGAAGTAACTCAAGCGCTCTCTGATAGTTTCATGCCCTTTGGTGGCGAGAGCACGCTGCCTCTGGATATCCAGCAAGGAGCTGCTGTGGATCCTACCTTGCCCCCTGATGCCCAACATATGCTCGTGGCAGGGAATGAGG AACAGTTCATACAAGATGCCTGGCATTTCCAAGAGCCCTGA